The following are from one region of the Micromonas commoda chromosome 12, complete sequence genome:
- a CDS encoding predicted protein has protein sequence MYANAPADDVELEEFELYALDRIKLLKAIDDGLSTGKKGPEMKTLIDSKMREFGLQTGRDYDIRKDEVSHFALRMAYCRTDELRRWFLQNECTLFKHKFDGMAPNQKAAFLKTHDMGYQPVDNDEWTTTIQQGIRDTIKTFANKEVDEIMAKGANGFYKVPFEEVFDLVRSRRVFLAGGSAYVPQKDLTSLVVGVFRSRLSKALAMTSRRWAQHVAGEEKDRLAPVIMSLSKRYIGRDYGKQGADGEVGEVITLKDLNKAAAESFPLCAKHLFRKMKEDHHLRHEGRRQLQLYLKGIGLALEEAMLFWKTEFCKKIPAEKFEKEYAYAVRHAYGKEGKRVDYTPHTCMKCIAANPGNGEHHGCPFKTFGEEGLRAALSGMSIKAAKVNEIVEKAKGQHYQLACGMTFEATHEGKTIDAGVQHPNQYFQESRKALGYAKGDGEGEGVVSPEKVPVTPGQKAVGVN, from the coding sequence ATGTATGCCAACGCGCCCgctgacgacgtcgagctcgaggagttcGAGCTGTACGCGCTGGATCGGATCAAGCTTCTCAAggccatcgacgacggcctGAGCACGGGCAAGAAAGGACCGGAGATGAAGACGCTCATCGACTCGAAGATGCGTGAGTTCGGCCTGCAAACAGGGCGCGACTACGACATCAGGAAGGACGAGGTGAGCCACTTCGCGCTCCGCATGGCGTACTGCCGcaccgacgagctccgccgctGGTTCCTCCAGAACGAGTGCACCCTGTTCAAGCACAAGTTCGACGGCATGGCGCCCAACCAGAAGGCGGCCTTTCTCAAGACCCACGACATGGGATACCAGCCCGTCGACAATGACGAGTGGACAACAACGATCCAACAGGGCATCAGGGACACCATCAAGACCTTCGCCAACAAAGAAGTCGACGAGATCATGGCCAAGGGCGCCAACGGCTTCTACAAGGTGCCCTTCGAGGAGGTCTTCGACCTCGTCAGGTCCCGTCGCGTCTTCCTCGCCGGGGGGTCCGCGTACGTGCCCCAGAAGGATCTCAcgtccctcgtcgtcggcgtgttCCGATCGCGGCTGTCCAAGGCTCTGGCGATGACGTCCAGGCGATGGGCGcagcacgtcgccggcgaggagaaggacCGACTCGCGCCGGTGATCATGTCCCTGTCCAAGCGGTACATCGGTCGCGACTACGGCAagcagggcgccgacggcgaggtcggcgaggtGATCACGCTCAAGGACCTCAacaaggccgccgccgaatcGTTCCCGCTCTGCGCAAAGCACCTCTTCAGGAAGATGAAAGAGGACCACCACCTTCGGCACGAGGGCAGACGGCAGTTGCAGCTGTACCTCAAGGGCATCGGCctggcgctggaggaggcgatgcTGTTCTGGAAGACTGAGTTTTGCAAGAAGATCCCCGCGGAGAAGTTCGAGAAGGAGTACGCATACGCCGTGAGGCACGCCTACGGTAAGGAGGGCAAACGTGTCGATTACACCCCGCACACTTGCATGAAGTGCATAGCCGCCAATCCGGGCAACGGCGAACACCACGGCTGCCCGTTCAAGACCTTTGGCGAGGAGGGCCTCCGGGCGGCACTCAGCGGGATGTCAATCAAGGCCGCCAAGGTGAACGAAATCgtggagaaggccaagggGCAGCACTACCAGCTTGCGTGCGGGATGACGTTCGAGGCGACGCACGAGGGTAAGaccatcgacgcgggcgttcAACACCCGAATCAGTACTTCCAGGAGTCGCGCAAGGCGCTGGGTTACGccaagggcgacggcgagggcgagggggtCGTGAGCCCGGAGAAGGTGCCGGTGACGCCCGGACAGAAAGCCGTCGGTGTCAACTGA